A genome region from Bombilactobacillus bombi includes the following:
- a CDS encoding lysophospholipid acyltransferase family protein, which yields MFYQILVPIVRVIVALINGNTHFEGLDNLPKDESFIMVAPHRTWWEPILFALAVSPLPCAFMAKKELFKNPILSFILKHANAFPVDRKNPGPSVIKTPVRDLTARNLSLIMFPSGTRFSSDLKGGAVLIAKLSKKPLVPVVYQGPLTFGKFLLRQRSTVKFGKPINIDRKLKINDENIEAVNQQMQTAWQQIDYSIDPNFHYVPAKRKH from the coding sequence ATGTTTTATCAAATATTAGTACCGATTGTACGTGTAATTGTGGCTTTAATAAATGGTAATACACACTTTGAAGGCCTAGATAACTTGCCTAAAGATGAATCCTTTATTATGGTTGCCCCTCACCGCACTTGGTGGGAACCAATTTTATTTGCTTTAGCAGTCAGTCCATTACCTTGTGCTTTCATGGCTAAAAAAGAACTTTTCAAAAATCCCATTTTAAGTTTTATCTTAAAACACGCTAATGCCTTTCCTGTAGATCGCAAAAATCCCGGTCCTTCAGTAATTAAGACCCCTGTTCGTGATCTTACTGCGCGCAACCTGAGTTTAATTATGTTTCCTTCAGGAACACGTTTTTCCAGTGACTTAAAGGGAGGAGCAGTCTTGATTGCTAAGTTATCTAAAAAGCCTTTAGTTCCTGTAGTTTATCAAGGTCCTTTAACATTTGGCAAATTTTTATTACGCCAGCGCAGCACAGTCAAATTCGGTAAACCTATCAATATTGATCGTAAACTAAAAATTAATGATGAAAATATTGAAGCAGTTAACCAACAAATGCAAACTGCCTGGCAACAAATTGATTATTCAATTGATCCTAATTTTCATTATGTTCCAGCCAAACGTAAACATTGA
- a CDS encoding tRNA1(Val) (adenine(37)-N6)-methyltransferase, with translation MTKTLEQVPGFSVSIFQDTQLFRSSIDSVLLAHWVHLKTQQQLVDLCSGSGIIGLCLAQKFQVTTHLFEIQESLAKLAQESINYNHLDAKVQQINTNINKVLDYLTHDSVDVITCNPPYFSARAHFKLSKSTSQNIARHELYFDQELLGQTASSLLKDNGSLYLVYRPDRLLELSQVLQKYHLPIKELLFIHPHQQDLANLVLIKCRKSMRTNGLKVWPDLILYNEDATYTNQLREFVHG, from the coding sequence ATGACAAAAACCTTAGAACAAGTTCCTGGATTTTCAGTTAGTATTTTCCAGGATACCCAACTTTTTAGGAGCTCTATTGATTCTGTGCTGTTAGCACATTGGGTTCATCTGAAAACTCAACAGCAATTAGTTGATTTGTGTAGTGGCAGTGGCATAATTGGCTTATGCTTAGCACAAAAATTTCAAGTCACAACGCATCTATTTGAGATTCAAGAATCCTTGGCCAAATTAGCACAAGAATCAATTAATTATAATCATTTAGACGCTAAAGTCCAACAAATAAATACTAATATTAATAAAGTTTTAGATTATCTAACCCATGATAGTGTAGATGTCATTACTTGTAATCCGCCATATTTTTCTGCACGTGCACATTTTAAATTAAGCAAATCGACTTCACAAAATATTGCTCGGCATGAATTATACTTTGATCAAGAATTATTAGGACAAACAGCTAGTAGTTTGTTGAAAGATAATGGCAGTTTGTATTTAGTCTATCGACCTGATCGTTTATTAGAGCTGAGTCAAGTATTACAAAAATACCATTTACCGATTAAAGAACTATTATTTATCCATCCACATCAGCAAGATTTGGCCAATTTAGTTCTGATTAAATGTCGTAAAAGTATGCGCACCAATGGTTTAAAAGTTTGGCCGGATTTAATATTGTATAATGAAGATGCAACTTATACTAACCAATTACGGGAATTTGTTCATGGATAA
- a CDS encoding GIY-YIG nuclease family protein, with translation MDKSQSYSVYIVHCADGTYYTGISNDVPARIHAHNLGKGAKYTKMRRPVQLVYQKLIGDRSAASKREWEIKHYTRAQKIKLFHLKS, from the coding sequence ATGGATAAATCACAATCTTATTCTGTTTATATTGTACATTGTGCTGATGGTACTTATTATACAGGTATCTCTAATGACGTACCGGCCAGAATTCATGCCCACAATTTGGGCAAGGGTGCCAAATATACCAAAATGCGACGACCAGTTCAATTAGTTTATCAAAAATTAATTGGTGATCGTTCTGCAGCCTCAAAAAGGGAGTGGGAGATTAAGCATTATACTCGGGCGCAAAAAATAAAACTATTTCATTTAAAGTCTTGA
- the rpsB gene encoding 30S ribosomal protein S2 has product MSVLSMKQLLEAGVHFGHQTRRWNPKMKPYIFTQRNGIYIIDLQKTVHMIDDAYNFVKDVAADDGVFLFVGTKKQAQDSIAEEATRAGQYYVNHRWLGGTLTNWDTIQSRIKRLKQIKKMAEDGTFERLPKKEVALLMKQQQKLEKFLGGIEDMPRIPDVMFIVDPHKESIAVKEAHKLNIPIVAMVDTNTDPDDIDVIIPANDDAIRAVRLITAKMADAIIEGHQGEETDDVQEQVAPASDSEAKADIEQVVEADAEQNAADSENK; this is encoded by the coding sequence ATGTCTGTATTATCAATGAAACAATTATTAGAAGCAGGTGTGCATTTTGGCCACCAAACACGGCGCTGGAACCCTAAAATGAAGCCTTATATCTTCACACAGCGTAATGGTATTTATATTATTGATTTACAAAAAACAGTTCACATGATTGATGATGCTTATAATTTTGTGAAAGATGTTGCTGCTGACGATGGTGTGTTCTTGTTTGTTGGTACAAAGAAGCAAGCACAAGACTCTATTGCTGAAGAAGCAACTCGTGCTGGTCAATACTATGTTAACCATCGCTGGTTAGGTGGAACTTTAACTAACTGGGATACTATTCAAAGCCGGATTAAACGCTTAAAGCAAATCAAGAAAATGGCTGAAGATGGCACATTTGAACGTTTGCCAAAGAAAGAAGTTGCTTTGTTAATGAAGCAACAACAAAAATTAGAAAAATTCTTAGGCGGCATTGAAGATATGCCACGGATTCCCGATGTAATGTTCATCGTAGATCCACATAAAGAAAGTATTGCTGTTAAAGAAGCTCATAAATTAAATATTCCAATCGTTGCAATGGTTGATACCAATACTGATCCTGATGATATTGATGTTATCATTCCTGCTAACGATGATGCTATTCGTGCTGTTCGCTTAATTACTGCTAAAATGGCCGATGCAATTATTGAAGGTCATCAAGGTGAAGAAACTGATGATGTGCAAGAACAAGTTGCACCAGCTAGCGATTCTGAAGCTAAAGCTGATATTGAGCAAGTTGTTGAAGCTGATGCTGAACAAAACGCTGCTGATTCAGAAAACAAATAA
- the tsf gene encoding translation elongation factor Ts, with translation MTKITAAQVKELRDKTSVGMMDAKKALVAADGDMQKAIDELREKGVAKAAKKSDRIAAEGLAAVKVVDNHAVLLEVNSETDFVASNDKFTNLVSAIATAIVENSPKDLAAAMELTTADGETVDAAITNLTAVIGEKITLRRFKVVEKTDSQVFGSYLHNGGKVAALVVLDGADEAAAHDVAMHVAAINPEYLNRDEVPSDVIEHERQIFTEETINEGKPEKIVPKIVEGRLNKYLSEISLADQDFVKDPDQTVAKFVASKGGKLVSFDRYQVGEGIEKKQENFVDEVMGQIK, from the coding sequence ATGACCAAAATTACTGCTGCTCAAGTCAAAGAATTACGTGATAAAACTAGTGTAGGAATGATGGATGCTAAAAAGGCTTTAGTTGCTGCTGATGGTGATATGCAAAAAGCCATTGATGAATTACGCGAAAAGGGTGTAGCTAAAGCAGCTAAGAAGAGTGATCGAATTGCTGCTGAAGGTTTAGCTGCAGTTAAAGTTGTTGACAACCACGCTGTATTATTAGAAGTTAATTCTGAAACTGATTTTGTAGCTTCTAATGATAAGTTTACTAATTTGGTATCTGCTATTGCAACCGCCATTGTTGAAAATAGCCCTAAAGACTTAGCTGCGGCTATGGAGCTTACAACCGCAGATGGCGAAACTGTGGATGCTGCAATTACTAATTTAACTGCAGTTATTGGTGAAAAGATTACATTGCGTCGTTTTAAAGTTGTTGAAAAAACAGACAGTCAAGTATTTGGTTCTTATTTGCATAATGGTGGTAAAGTAGCTGCTTTAGTTGTATTAGATGGTGCAGATGAAGCTGCTGCTCATGATGTGGCTATGCATGTTGCTGCTATTAATCCTGAATATTTGAATCGCGATGAAGTACCAAGCGATGTAATTGAACATGAACGTCAAATCTTTACTGAAGAAACAATTAATGAAGGTAAACCAGAAAAAATTGTACCTAAAATTGTTGAAGGACGTTTGAACAAATATCTTTCTGAAATTAGTTTAGCAGACCAAGATTTTGTAAAAGATCCTGATCAAACTGTTGCTAAATTCGTTGCTTCTAAAGGTGGCAAATTAGTTTCTTTCGATCGTTACCAAGTTGGTGAAGGAATTGAAAAGAAACAAGAAAACTTTGTTGACGAAGTTATGGGTCAAATTAAATAA
- the pyrH gene encoding UMP kinase: protein MTVKYQRVVLKLSGEALAGEKGFGINPPVIGAIAKQIKKVHSLGVQISIVCGGGNIWRGETGAEMGMERSQADYIGMLATVMNALALQDGLENVGVPTRVQTSIEMRQIAEPYIRRRAIRHLEKNRVVIFAAGTGSPYFSTDTTSVLRAAEIDADVILMAKNGVDGVYSADPQSDPTATKYDNLTQLDIINNNLGVMDSTASSLSMDNDIPLVVFNLNEPDNILRVIQGEQIGTTIQGGKNSD, encoded by the coding sequence ATGACTGTTAAATATCAACGTGTTGTCTTAAAATTAAGTGGTGAAGCTCTAGCAGGTGAAAAGGGTTTTGGTATTAATCCTCCCGTAATTGGTGCTATTGCTAAGCAAATAAAAAAAGTTCATAGTTTGGGCGTCCAAATTTCTATTGTCTGTGGTGGTGGCAATATTTGGCGTGGTGAAACAGGCGCTGAAATGGGAATGGAACGTTCACAAGCTGATTATATTGGCATGTTAGCTACTGTGATGAATGCTTTAGCCTTACAGGATGGTTTAGAGAATGTTGGTGTTCCTACCAGAGTGCAAACTTCAATTGAAATGCGCCAAATTGCAGAACCTTATATTCGCCGTCGGGCTATTCGGCATTTAGAAAAAAATCGGGTAGTTATTTTTGCGGCTGGTACAGGCAGTCCTTATTTTTCGACAGATACCACATCCGTTTTACGGGCAGCTGAAATTGATGCAGATGTCATTTTAATGGCTAAAAATGGTGTGGATGGTGTTTACTCGGCAGATCCTCAAAGTGACCCCACCGCAACTAAATATGATAACTTAACACAACTAGATATTATCAATAATAATCTTGGAGTGATGGACTCTACTGCTAGTTCTCTATCAATGGATAATGATATCCCACTAGTAGTATTTAATCTTAATGAACCGGATAATATTTTGCGAGTTATTCAAGGTGAACAGATTGGAACAACAATTCAAGGGGGAAAAAATAGTGACTAA
- the frr gene encoding ribosome recycling factor produces the protein MTNAIIEDAKSHMKKSEEALQRDLGKIRAGRANASILNGITVEYYGAELPINQVASISIPEARVILITPFDKTALKDIEKALLKSDIGINPANDGSVIRLVIPQLTGERRQELAKEVGKISEMAKVSIRNLRREAIDKLKKQQKNSEITDDEFYDLEKQVQKVTDNSIKNIENISAKKSQELVEG, from the coding sequence GTGACTAATGCAATTATTGAAGATGCAAAATCACATATGAAAAAAAGTGAAGAGGCTTTACAGCGCGATTTAGGTAAGATTCGTGCAGGCAGGGCTAATGCTAGTATTCTTAATGGAATAACGGTTGAATATTACGGTGCTGAATTACCAATTAACCAAGTTGCTTCTATTAGTATTCCAGAAGCTCGTGTGATATTAATCACACCTTTTGATAAAACAGCATTGAAAGACATTGAAAAAGCACTTTTGAAGTCTGATATTGGAATTAATCCAGCTAACGATGGTAGTGTTATTCGGTTAGTAATTCCGCAATTAACTGGTGAAAGACGCCAAGAATTAGCAAAAGAAGTTGGAAAAATTTCTGAAATGGCAAAAGTTAGCATTCGTAACTTACGCCGCGAAGCAATTGATAAGTTGAAAAAGCAACAAAAGAATAGTGAAATCACAGATGATGAATTCTATGATTTAGAAAAACAGGTCCAAAAGGTAACTGATAATAGCATTAAAAATATCGAGAATATTTCTGCTAAGAAGTCGCAAGAGTTGGTAGAAGGCTAA
- a CDS encoding isoprenyl transferase: protein MVKLKLPKHVAIIMDGNGRWAKQRNLPRIAGHQAGMNNLQTIATAASNLGIEALTVYAFSTENWRRPTNEVNFLMRLPIDFFDKFMPDLMKNNVRIMITGFLEQLPAKTLAVCQRAIEQTANNDGMILNFAFNYGAQSDIINAMKLFYQDVESNSRNIADLNEDVFSGYLKSAQLGKLQNPDFLIRTSGEQRLSNFYLWELAYSEMIFVDEYWPDYSVSNLERDLKKYSQRDRRYGGLNEKNK, encoded by the coding sequence ATGGTCAAGCTAAAATTACCAAAGCATGTAGCGATAATTATGGATGGCAACGGCCGCTGGGCTAAACAACGTAATTTACCGCGTATTGCTGGACATCAGGCTGGAATGAATAATTTGCAAACAATTGCAACAGCTGCTAGTAATCTCGGAATTGAAGCCTTGACAGTGTATGCTTTTTCAACTGAAAATTGGAGACGTCCGACAAATGAAGTTAATTTTTTAATGCGGTTACCAATCGATTTTTTTGATAAATTTATGCCTGATTTAATGAAAAATAATGTTCGAATAATGATTACAGGTTTTTTGGAACAGTTACCAGCTAAAACTTTGGCTGTTTGTCAACGAGCTATTGAGCAAACAGCCAATAATGATGGAATGATTTTAAATTTTGCATTTAATTATGGTGCACAAAGCGATATTATTAATGCGATGAAATTATTCTATCAAGATGTTGAATCTAATTCTAGAAACATTGCTGATTTAAATGAAGATGTTTTTTCTGGTTATTTAAAGAGTGCGCAATTGGGCAAATTACAAAATCCTGATTTTTTAATCCGCACAAGTGGTGAACAACGTTTGTCAAATTTTTATTTGTGGGAATTGGCTTATTCAGAAATGATTTTTGTGGATGAATATTGGCCTGATTATTCTGTTAGCAATTTGGAACGGGATCTGAAGAAGTATAGCCAGCGTGATCGGCGTTATGGTGGCTTAAATGAAAAGAATAAATGA
- a CDS encoding phosphatidate cytidylyltransferase, protein MKKRVITAIVALAIFIPIIIAGGVWIDITASVLAIVGLSEIYIMRKRIIVSLDFFIGAIGVLLLSLPENALRWLPSDFSRFDLAYVFVALLLVLMVFTKNNYNFEDAGTTILSMFYIGNGFHYLAAIRNSDSGGLSLLLFGMIIVWVTDSGAYLVGRKLGKHKLYPAISPNKTWEGSIGGVLAAIIFALIYMIGFNQFRNITTMSQSVPMLIILTIILSVAGQIGDLVESAYKRFYGVKDSGKILPGHGGILDRFDSMLFVLPLIHALGFI, encoded by the coding sequence TTGAAAAAAAGAGTAATTACAGCTATTGTGGCTTTAGCAATTTTTATTCCAATTATTATTGCTGGTGGAGTATGGATTGATATTACTGCTTCTGTTTTAGCAATTGTAGGACTATCAGAAATTTATATAATGCGCAAGCGAATCATTGTTTCGTTGGATTTTTTTATTGGTGCTATTGGGGTATTACTGTTATCACTTCCAGAAAATGCTTTAAGATGGTTGCCAAGTGATTTTTCTCGCTTTGATTTAGCCTATGTTTTTGTTGCGCTACTCTTAGTCTTAATGGTCTTTACTAAAAACAATTATAACTTTGAAGATGCTGGAACAACTATTTTATCAATGTTTTATATTGGCAATGGATTTCATTATTTAGCTGCTATTCGCAATTCGGATTCTGGCGGACTATCCTTGTTATTATTTGGCATGATTATTGTTTGGGTAACTGATAGTGGTGCTTACTTAGTTGGGCGTAAACTGGGAAAACATAAATTATATCCAGCAATTAGTCCCAATAAAACTTGGGAGGGCTCAATTGGCGGAGTTTTAGCTGCCATTATATTTGCGTTGATTTATATGATTGGCTTTAATCAATTTCGTAATATTACAACTATGAGTCAAAGTGTTCCAATGTTAATTATATTAACGATTATTCTTTCGGTAGCTGGGCAGATTGGTGATTTAGTGGAATCAGCTTATAAACGTTTTTATGGCGTCAAAGATTCTGGTAAAATTTTGCCAGGACATGGCGGAATTTTGGACCGTTTTGATAGTATGCTTTTCGTTTTGCCGTTAATCCACGCCCTTGGTTTTATTTAA
- the rseP gene encoding RIP metalloprotease RseP has protein sequence MIAIITFIIVFGLIVIVHEFGHYYLAKKSGILVRQFSIGMGPKLVSYTKNHTLYTIRLLPLGGYVMLAGAEDDDEELKPGTIIGLKLNADEQVIKIDNSQQTNDADLIPLQVSQSDLQKDLYIEGYISGDEQTLHRYAVHHDATIVDETGTEMQIAPQDVQFNSASLLNRFLTNFAGPFNNLIFGIIVYIISAFLIGGPLSSGNKLGEIQPNSPAAAVHLQAGDQITRVGNQKVNNWEQLAQEIAKRPKKATPLTVQKANHKIVQVTVHPKSVKNGKEVIGQIGIMPQRDHRFGPTLKSGFVSAFSSMGIIFNALKQMVTGGFNINQLGGPVAIYSQTSQVAAMGYKQVIVFIAWLSINLGIMNLLPIPALDGGKLLLNIIEAIRRKPVSQKTEIIINLIGVAFLVMLMVAVTWNDITRFFIK, from the coding sequence TTGATAGCCATAATTACATTTATTATTGTTTTCGGGTTGATTGTTATTGTCCATGAATTTGGTCATTATTATTTGGCCAAGAAATCTGGTATTTTAGTGCGTCAATTTTCCATCGGTATGGGTCCCAAATTAGTTTCTTATACCAAAAATCATACTCTTTACACTATTCGATTATTACCCCTAGGTGGGTATGTCATGCTTGCAGGTGCAGAAGATGACGATGAAGAATTAAAGCCGGGGACTATTATCGGTTTAAAGCTTAATGCTGATGAGCAAGTCATTAAAATTGATAATTCACAACAAACTAATGATGCTGATTTAATTCCATTACAAGTTTCCCAAAGTGATTTACAAAAAGATCTCTATATCGAAGGCTATATTAGTGGCGATGAGCAGACTTTACACCGATATGCAGTTCATCATGATGCTACTATTGTTGATGAAACAGGAACTGAAATGCAAATTGCACCACAAGATGTACAATTTAATTCAGCTAGTTTATTGAATCGCTTTTTAACTAACTTTGCTGGGCCTTTTAATAATTTGATATTTGGAATTATTGTTTATATTATTAGTGCCTTTTTGATCGGTGGTCCCTTAAGTTCTGGCAACAAATTAGGCGAAATTCAACCCAATTCGCCCGCTGCTGCTGTTCATTTACAAGCGGGAGATCAAATTACCCGAGTAGGCAATCAAAAAGTCAATAACTGGGAACAATTAGCTCAAGAAATTGCTAAAAGACCTAAAAAAGCAACACCTTTAACTGTTCAGAAGGCCAATCATAAGATTGTACAAGTGACAGTTCATCCTAAATCAGTGAAAAATGGTAAAGAAGTTATTGGACAAATTGGGATTATGCCTCAACGAGACCATCGGTTTGGTCCTACTTTGAAATCTGGTTTTGTTTCCGCCTTTAGTTCAATGGGGATAATTTTTAATGCTTTGAAGCAGATGGTTACTGGTGGCTTTAATATTAATCAATTAGGTGGTCCAGTGGCTATATATTCCCAAACTTCACAGGTAGCAGCTATGGGATATAAGCAGGTTATTGTATTTATTGCGTGGTTGTCTATTAATTTAGGAATTATGAATTTATTACCCATACCAGCTTTAGATGGTGGTAAATTATTGCTTAATATCATTGAAGCTATTCGGCGGAAGCCGGTTTCCCAAAAGACAGAAATAATTATTAATTTAATTGGTGTAGCATTTTTAGTTATGCTTATGGTTGCTGTCACTTGGAATGATATTACAAGATTTTTTATTAAATAA
- a CDS encoding proline--tRNA ligase produces the protein MKQSQVMIPTLKEVPSDAEAVSHQLMLRAGFIRQISAGVYAYLPLALRVLQNIERIVREEMEKIDAVETLMPAILPAELWQQSGRYATYGDNLFKLKDRHQRDFILGPTHEETMTYLIKDVLNSYKTMPKVLYQIQTKYRDEDRPRYGLLRGREFIMYDGYSFTSNTDDLDKIFDQMEQAYRKIYDRCGLDYRVILGDSGDMGGNGSKEFSAIAEIGEDTIVYSDMSDYAANIEMATSIIADNPTEKFAPLQSISTPGVTAIDSLVEQLQVEPQRIIKSVALIIDEKPVMALIRGDYDVNEVKLKNVLHADDIRPATDEEISQIFKSTPGFMGPVNLSSDISIIADLSVRNLCNAISGANQQDTHLENVNFERDYQVEQFSDIRTVKMGELSPDNKGTLQFTRGIEIGHVFKLGTKYSQSFQADFLDENGHPQPIIMGCYGIGISRLLSAIVEQHNDQDGMIWPLELAPYQAHIIIVNTKKQEQKDLAAAVEQTLTHHGFSVLVDDRKQRPGVKFAESDLFGIPVRIIIGKKAADDIVEVKLRNQDEAIEVSQTDLVDTINILLKNYM, from the coding sequence ATGAAACAATCGCAAGTCATGATCCCGACACTGAAGGAAGTCCCGAGTGATGCTGAAGCTGTGAGTCATCAATTAATGTTAAGGGCAGGATTTATTCGCCAAATTTCTGCAGGAGTGTATGCTTATTTACCACTAGCTTTACGGGTATTACAAAATATTGAACGCATTGTCCGCGAAGAAATGGAAAAGATAGATGCTGTGGAAACATTAATGCCGGCTATATTACCAGCTGAATTATGGCAGCAAAGTGGGCGTTATGCTACTTATGGTGATAATTTATTTAAATTAAAAGATCGCCATCAGCGTGATTTTATTTTAGGACCGACACATGAAGAAACCATGACTTATTTAATTAAAGATGTCTTGAATTCTTATAAGACCATGCCTAAAGTGTTGTATCAAATTCAAACTAAATATCGTGATGAAGATCGGCCACGTTATGGCTTATTACGCGGACGCGAGTTTATCATGTATGATGGTTATTCATTTACCTCCAATACAGATGATTTAGATAAAATATTTGATCAAATGGAACAAGCTTATCGCAAAATTTATGATCGCTGTGGTCTTGATTACCGGGTTATTTTAGGTGATTCAGGTGACATGGGTGGCAATGGTTCTAAAGAATTTTCAGCCATTGCGGAAATTGGTGAAGATACAATTGTTTATTCAGATATGAGTGATTATGCTGCCAATATTGAAATGGCTACCAGTATTATCGCAGATAATCCTACTGAAAAATTTGCACCTCTACAGTCAATTTCAACACCAGGAGTAACAGCAATCGACTCTTTGGTTGAACAATTGCAAGTTGAACCTCAACGAATTATCAAAAGTGTTGCTTTGATAATAGATGAGAAACCAGTTATGGCTTTAATTAGAGGCGATTACGATGTTAATGAAGTCAAACTGAAGAATGTTTTACACGCTGATGATATTCGACCAGCTACTGATGAAGAAATTTCACAAATTTTCAAGAGTACTCCTGGATTCATGGGTCCTGTTAATTTATCATCTGATATTTCTATAATTGCAGATTTATCTGTTCGCAATTTATGTAACGCTATCAGTGGAGCTAATCAACAGGACACACACTTAGAAAATGTCAATTTTGAACGTGACTATCAAGTAGAGCAATTTTCAGATATCAGAACAGTAAAAATGGGAGAACTATCACCCGATAATAAAGGAACATTACAATTTACACGTGGCATTGAAATTGGTCATGTTTTCAAATTAGGAACTAAATATTCACAAAGTTTTCAAGCTGACTTTTTAGATGAAAATGGTCATCCACAACCAATTATTATGGGATGCTATGGAATTGGTATTAGCCGATTATTGTCCGCAATTGTTGAACAACACAACGACCAAGATGGAATGATCTGGCCTTTAGAATTAGCCCCATATCAAGCTCATATTATTATTGTTAATACTAAAAAACAAGAACAAAAAGACTTAGCGGCAGCGGTAGAACAAACATTAACTCATCATGGTTTTTCCGTTCTAGTTGATGATCGTAAACAACGTCCGGGAGTAAAGTTTGCTGAATCTGATTTATTTGGTATCCCTGTACGTATTATAATTGGTAAAAAAGCTGCTGACGATATTGTTGAAGTGAAGTTGCGTAACCAAGATGAGGCTATTGAAGTTTCACAAACTGATTTAGTCGATACAATTAATATTTTGTTAAAAAATTATATGTAA